A window of the Mucilaginibacter sp. cycad4 genome harbors these coding sequences:
- a CDS encoding PepSY-associated TM helix domain-containing protein, with amino-acid sequence MKVFFRTIHLYLSLAAGVIIFCSCLTGTMLVFEKEIQQSLHPQRYFVKPQNKRLPLATLTAGVLKQIPKSKLATVMVYDDPERSVEVGLIVPEMRDKKPVGASKAEKHAGAHGKKDAKAKDTERSNLTAFVNPYTGQIVDQFNRRQTFLYSVEMFHRYLLGGKNSVGDWVISISTLFFLGILITGVILWWPKTKAIMKQRLKIKWDGSGKRLTHDLHIVTGFYTSIFLIIICASGLVMTFKWANNTLFFLTNSKVVGKEDIKAPLSVYQPAGTAISPETAVSALGDKITDVENYTIRYPRDTAAVYTFNVLKKGSVELATDIYYVDQYSGKVAGSVLYADKSLGQRIRGVIKPIHTGSIYGWPTQVLAFIITLVSLIFPVTGVMMWFNRIRKKKKKPASRPRRMDVVTA; translated from the coding sequence ATGAAAGTATTTTTCCGCACCATACACCTTTATTTGAGCCTGGCAGCCGGGGTGATTATTTTCTGTTCGTGTTTAACGGGCACAATGCTGGTTTTTGAAAAAGAAATTCAACAGTCGTTGCATCCGCAGCGGTATTTTGTAAAACCGCAGAATAAAAGGTTGCCGCTGGCTACTTTAACGGCAGGTGTGTTAAAACAGATCCCTAAATCAAAGCTGGCGACGGTTATGGTTTATGATGATCCGGAACGTTCGGTTGAAGTGGGGCTTATTGTACCCGAAATGAGAGATAAGAAACCGGTTGGCGCCTCAAAAGCAGAAAAGCATGCCGGAGCTCATGGAAAAAAAGATGCCAAAGCAAAAGATACCGAACGCTCAAACCTTACAGCTTTTGTAAACCCATATACCGGTCAAATAGTTGATCAGTTTAACCGCAGGCAAACATTCCTTTATTCGGTAGAAATGTTTCATCGTTATCTGTTAGGCGGGAAAAATAGTGTAGGCGATTGGGTAATCAGTATTTCAACGCTGTTTTTCCTGGGGATACTGATTACAGGTGTGATACTTTGGTGGCCTAAAACCAAGGCAATTATGAAGCAGCGGCTTAAAATAAAATGGGATGGCAGCGGTAAACGTCTCACGCACGACCTGCATATCGTTACCGGCTTTTATACTTCTATATTTTTGATCATTATTTGTGCTTCGGGCCTGGTTATGACTTTTAAGTGGGCAAATAATACCTTGTTTTTCCTTACCAACTCAAAAGTTGTTGGCAAAGAAGATATCAAAGCCCCGCTTTCGGTTTATCAACCAGCGGGTACCGCTATATCACCCGAAACGGCTGTTAGCGCGTTGGGTGATAAAATAACCGATGTCGAAAATTACACTATCCGTTATCCGCGGGACACGGCGGCGGTTTATACTTTCAACGTGCTTAAAAAAGGTTCAGTTGAACTGGCCACTGATATTTATTATGTAGATCAGTACAGCGGCAAGGTTGCCGGCTCAGTTTTGTATGCTGATAAAAGCCTTGGGCAGCGTATCCGAGGCGTTATTAAACCTATTCATACAGGCTCCATTTATGGCTGGCCCACGCAGGTCTTAGCTTTTATCATCACTTTAGTTTCGCTTATTTTCCCGGTAACGGGTGTTATGATGTGGTTTAACCGCATCCGTAAAAAGAAGAAAAAACCGGCTTCTCGTCCTCGTCGTATGGATGTTGTCACAGCTTAG